A genomic segment from Variovorax paradoxus B4 encodes:
- a CDS encoding 6,7-dimethyl-8-ribityllumazine synthase: MSQINDLPLSAVNAPGNPRGERIAFVEAQWHSDIVHQARDAFLAEMERLGVARELIDIFDVPGAFEIPLHAKRLANSGKYAAIVGCALVVDGGIYRHEFVAGTVVSTLMSLQLETDVPIFSAVLTPHHFHEHVEHRKYFHRHFAVKGTEVAEACVRTLEGLKKVDALLAAA; the protein is encoded by the coding sequence ATGAGTCAGATCAACGACCTTCCCCTTTCCGCCGTCAACGCGCCGGGCAACCCGCGCGGCGAGCGCATCGCCTTTGTCGAGGCGCAATGGCATTCCGACATCGTCCACCAGGCACGCGATGCCTTCCTTGCCGAAATGGAGCGGCTCGGCGTGGCACGCGAGCTGATCGACATCTTCGACGTGCCAGGCGCCTTCGAGATTCCGCTGCATGCCAAGCGGCTCGCCAACTCGGGCAAGTACGCGGCCATCGTGGGCTGCGCGCTGGTGGTGGACGGTGGCATCTACCGCCACGAGTTCGTGGCCGGCACCGTCGTCAGCACGCTGATGTCGCTGCAGCTCGAAACCGACGTGCCGATCTTCTCGGCCGTGCTCACGCCGCACCATTTCCACGAGCATGTGGAGCACCGCAAGTACTTCCACCGCCACTTCGCCGTCAAGGGCACCGAGGTGGCCGAGGCCTGCGTGAGGACGCTCGAAGGCCTGAAGAAGGTCGACGCGCTGCTGGCCGCCGCGTGA
- the arsC gene encoding arsenate reductase (glutaredoxin) (This arsenate reductase requires both glutathione and glutaredoxin to convert arsenate to arsenite, after which the efflux transporter formed by ArsA and ArsB can extrude the arsenite from the cell, providing resistance.), with the protein MAARTPTTDYPMTIFHKPNCSTSRNVLGLIHESGVEPEIVLYLETPPSKKKLRELAKAMGMGARDLLRTKEAPYEDLALADPKWTDDQLFDFIVANPILLQRPIVVSPRGTLMCRPWARVREILPTA; encoded by the coding sequence ATGGCCGCACGCACCCCGACCACCGACTACCCGATGACCATCTTCCACAAGCCCAACTGCAGCACTTCGCGCAACGTGCTGGGCCTGATCCACGAGAGCGGCGTGGAGCCCGAGATCGTCCTGTACCTGGAGACCCCGCCCTCGAAGAAGAAGCTGCGCGAGCTGGCCAAGGCCATGGGCATGGGCGCGCGCGACCTGCTGCGCACGAAGGAAGCGCCCTATGAAGACCTGGCACTGGCCGATCCGAAGTGGACGGACGACCAGCTGTTCGACTTCATCGTCGCGAACCCGATCCTGCTGCAGCGGCCGATCGTCGTCTCGCCGCGCGGCACGCTGATGTGCCGGCCCTGGGCGCGCGTGCGCGAGATCCTGCCCACGGCTTGA
- a CDS encoding glutathione S-transferase family protein, whose protein sequence is MASASASSSNDRYTLYGAPGSGATPVHAALTLIGAQVDVVDVAPWEGESERERVSGVNPMRQVPALVLPSGEVMTESAAILIWLGDRHPEAGLCPAPGDPLRARYLRWMVYLPAAIYSLYWVRDDPTRLTPDPAAQAVMLERTAERIAHCWHLMDTQIDEPAPYLLGERISMLDLYVTVMSRWTPQRRRFYREAPRMARVVRRVDADPRLADFWAARFPFTMDQEAQKG, encoded by the coding sequence ATGGCCTCCGCATCCGCTTCATCTTCAAACGACCGCTACACCCTCTACGGCGCGCCCGGTTCTGGCGCCACGCCCGTCCATGCCGCGCTGACGCTGATCGGCGCGCAGGTCGATGTCGTCGACGTCGCGCCCTGGGAGGGGGAGTCCGAGCGCGAGCGCGTCTCGGGCGTCAACCCGATGCGCCAGGTTCCCGCGCTCGTGCTGCCTTCGGGCGAGGTGATGACCGAGAGCGCGGCCATCCTGATCTGGCTCGGCGACCGCCATCCGGAAGCCGGGCTCTGCCCCGCGCCCGGCGATCCGCTGCGCGCGCGCTACCTGCGCTGGATGGTCTACCTGCCGGCGGCCATCTATTCGCTCTACTGGGTGCGCGACGACCCCACGCGCCTCACGCCCGACCCCGCAGCGCAGGCCGTGATGCTCGAACGCACAGCCGAGCGCATTGCGCACTGCTGGCACCTGATGGACACGCAGATCGACGAACCCGCGCCCTACCTGCTCGGCGAGAGGATCAGCATGCTCGACCTCTACGTGACCGTGATGTCGCGCTGGACGCCGCAGCGCAGGCGTTTCTACCGCGAGGCGCCGCGCATGGCCCGGGTGGTGCGGCGCGTGGATGCCGATCCGCGGCTGGCCGACTTCTGGGCGGCGCGCTTTCCCTTCACGATGGACCAGGAAGCACAGAAAGGCTGA
- a CDS encoding DNA glycosylase AlkZ-like family protein encodes MAPPTLDDLRRYAIARTLFKPTTLPGAIRRLGFVQADPIRAPARAQDLTLRHRVKDYRAGDLESRYTRLAIEEDCLVNYGFLPREHLALMHPREAKRAWDADTRRKAADVLAYVREHGPVHPRQVEQHFAHGRVKNYWGGSSNATTHLLDGMHYRGMLRVVRRDSGTRVYEAVTHVPADDSPAGRAQRAAALIDLVVRKYAPLPAASLTYLVRLLGYGAPHLSSQTQAALRLARDELASCRIDGTTWYWPGNENPASRRHAPDEEVRLLAPFDPVVWDRRRFELLWGWTYKFEAYTPAPKRQFGYYALPMLRHDRVIGWANVTAPEGRVQPAFGYVDRKPRDASFRAALDDELQRMTQFLAKR; translated from the coding sequence ATGGCTCCCCCGACCCTCGACGACCTGCGCCGTTACGCAATAGCGCGCACCCTCTTCAAGCCGACGACGCTGCCAGGCGCGATCCGCCGGCTCGGCTTCGTGCAGGCCGACCCGATCCGCGCCCCCGCGCGCGCGCAGGACCTCACGCTGCGCCACCGCGTGAAGGACTACCGCGCCGGCGACCTGGAGAGCCGCTACACCCGCCTTGCCATCGAGGAAGACTGCCTCGTCAACTACGGCTTCCTGCCGCGCGAGCATCTGGCGCTGATGCATCCGCGCGAAGCCAAGCGCGCCTGGGATGCCGATACGCGGCGCAAGGCAGCCGACGTGCTGGCCTACGTCCGCGAACACGGCCCGGTGCATCCGCGCCAGGTGGAGCAGCACTTCGCGCACGGCCGCGTCAAGAACTACTGGGGTGGATCGAGCAACGCGACCACGCACCTGCTCGACGGCATGCACTACCGCGGCATGCTGCGCGTGGTGCGGCGCGACAGCGGCACGCGCGTCTACGAAGCCGTGACGCATGTGCCGGCCGACGACAGCCCGGCCGGCCGCGCGCAGCGCGCCGCCGCGCTGATCGACCTGGTCGTGCGCAAATACGCGCCGCTGCCGGCCGCGAGCCTGACGTATCTCGTGCGGCTGCTCGGCTACGGTGCACCGCATCTCTCGTCGCAGACGCAGGCCGCGCTGCGCCTGGCGCGCGACGAACTCGCGAGCTGCCGCATCGACGGCACCACCTGGTACTGGCCCGGCAATGAGAACCCAGCCTCGCGGCGCCATGCGCCCGACGAAGAAGTGCGGCTGCTCGCGCCCTTCGACCCCGTGGTGTGGGACCGCCGCCGCTTCGAGCTGCTGTGGGGCTGGACGTACAAGTTCGAGGCCTACACGCCGGCACCGAAGCGGCAGTTCGGCTACTACGCGCTGCCGATGCTCAGGCACGACCGCGTGATCGGCTGGGCCAACGTCACGGCGCCCGAAGGCCGGGTTCAGCCCGCGTTCGGCTACGTCGACCGCAAGCCCCGCGATGCGTCGTTCCGTGCGGCGCTCGACGACGAACTGCAACGCATGACGCAGTTCCTCGCGAAGCGCTGA